CACTGCACTTTCGTCGCCAGGAGGACGAAAGTATTAGTGCGCATGCCAATTAAAATTTAAGTTCTTTTCACTGCAGTAAATATAAAGGCGTCCTAGGTATGAAAGCACTGCGCGATCTGTTTTCGAAAGAAAAGTAATGTTAATGAGATTTATTGTTGTTGGTGCTGCTACTTTATAGATAAAGTGCGCAGTGACGAAACAAGAGAGTGCGTGGCTGCAGATAATGCTGTCATGACAAAAGTTGCTATCTTGTGCTCGTTCAGCAAGCATACTTGCGGATATCAAATTATAAAAATCGTGAGGCGCAAGTCGTTCATATTACGAATGCACTGTCGGGTAAGATCACTGTATTACGTTTGTTTCTTTTGTATGGAAGGTACAGATATTCAAAACAATAAGTGCACATTGCGGCCGGTGTCCAAGACAGCGATTCCTGTTCGCTTCCTTGCAGATGTCATTGCTGGCAATGTTGGCCATGATTGCTGCTGTCACGGCTGGCTATGGCTATGGTTATGGCGGCTACGGAGGCTACGCTGGACACGGAGGCTACGGTGGACACGGAGGCTATGGTGGATACGGCGGCTATGGTGGATACGGCGGCTACGGTGGATACGATGGCTACGGTGGACACGGAGGCTACGGTGGATACGGCGGCTACGGTGGTTACGGTGGCTATGGAAGATACGGCGGCTTTGGAGGATTTGGGGGCTACGGAGGATATGGGGGTTACGGAGGATACGGCGGCTACAGAGGATACGGTGGCTACGGAGGATACGGTCATGGTGGCTACGGACATGGATACAAGCTTATTAGCTATGGACATGGTTACCATGGATAGCTTTATTATAAAGTCCTATTTATTGAACTGTAAATAAACATATACCTGTGATTTTAACATCGCTTGGTCTGGCCAGGTATTCAAGGATATAAGACCCCGCATTACTATTTCCCTACGCGAAAGAGACAACGCAACTTCCACATTCTATTAATACCACCGAAACACTTCTAAGAAAAGTTAGATAAAAGAAGTAAGATATACTGCCGCAAGCCCACAATTTCTACATGGCGCTTCCGGCATTTCGGTAGAACTATAAAACAATGCATGTGGAGAAGAGATTTTTAAGGTCTAAGATTATTGCTGCTTTACACACGCTCGGTGAACGAAATTTGTTCTTGAGGGGATGGATTTTGGACTTTTCGCCTACGCCCTTGACAGCTATAAAGATTGAAAAAGCCGCCCATCTCCGACGCTGTCCAACAACAGAATTGCAAGACCGACTGATATTTCTTAACGTTTGCGCGTCTTTCAGCCTATAGAGCTAGGGAGCTTTCCGGCCAAAATTTAATGGCGCTCAAAATATTCGTACATTAGTTTTCACCATATGTAGCACTGTATCAGAAATAAAGTTAAATTTAGAGGTTTTCAAGCATGCTACGTAAGCGTAACACGCATATTTATAAGTGATCGAGCGAGCATAAGTAGGCGTACCCTAGGTGATCGACAAAgccattttttaggcttaagtaAGCGCCTAATTTCGGCATCATGATTTTTAGTAGTAAGGAGGTTAGGAATGTACTTCGTGATGAGTTCCTCTGCTTTTGCGGCGAACAGGTCCCAGTTCTAGTGAACAGTGAAATGATCAGATcccctgaaaaaaaataaaggacggCTACAGCGCGAGAAGCGACggagacaaaggaggcacacaaagtACACCGACTCAGCGCTGACCAACATTACGGTTGAGCGCATCAAATTCGTTGTGGAACCTAACAAAGATGGCTCCGGTCTCCTGACTCTTGTCAGAGAAGTCGCGAAACGTGCACCAGAAAGCGAAAATGACGGCTATGTCAGAAGTGGCGTTGATGTGCTCAACCATCATGTTGGTCAGCGCTGAGTCTGTGTACTTTGTGTGCCCCGTTTTTCTCAGTCGTTTCTCACGTTGTAGCCTTCCACTATGTTCAACCAACAAGCTCAACTAGTTACTCTGCCCCTGAAAAACGCGTCCATTGAAGAAGGTAAGCCATTACTAATAGCTTCAAAGTTAGCTTTCTAAGAGTCGcgaatatatttatatatatttttcccCAGTTTAGGGAATTCCACATTATTACCAAAGGAATGACGATAGCGATGGCTTACAGAAGAGGGGAAAATTTAATGATACTCAATGCAGAGAGGCTGTCCTGAGTGGCACTCCTTTAGCCAACTGCCCTGCACTGgataaaaggaaaaataaaaaggaagaggGGAAACAACAGGAGCATGGTGGATGACGATAGCTACAGGGGGATAATGCAAAGCATATTGTTATGAAAGATGTTTGTTTACAGAACCAAACGAGGTACAGGAGGAAACCACAAAGAAGGACCAACCGGCGCGCAATACAGCCGAGCTCACGCGCTCTTACACTACTTCCTTTTTCTCTGGCTCAGTCCCGCAGTGTTGCGACATTTCCCCCGGGagcagacgaagctcgctgagtGAGCTAAAGGGTCCCGTGATGGTACTGTTTGAGTCTGACCACGTGAACAACTTTCGCCCACGTGAACGCCGATCccttgccgtcactttggcgacgacatacgtagttcacatcactcaaaCGAGTGACTATAACGGATGGTCCCGTATAAGGGGAGAGAAACTTACGGTGCcatccctttttgcgaacagcTAGATGTCCACAATCAAACATAAGtcaccgggagtaaagctgacggggaCATGTCGGGCCTCGAAGCTAGTCTTGCTTgcgaggacaacgtcctaagatgcgcccCTCGAACTGCTTTTTCAGCGCGACACAGAGTTTGTGCGATTGAATGATCTTCTTGACACTATAAAGGTAGAATAGTGGCCAGAAAGCTCTGGGGAATGtgtgcgtacagcaaaaagaaagGCGCATATTAACTTCAGGCTTGGCAGTATTCTACGCGTaagttacaaaaggtaagacgtGCGTCCCAATTTTGCTGGTCAGCGGTGACATACATTGGTAGCTTGTTGGTAAGGGTTTGATTCGTGAGGCAATTGGCTTGCTGCTGGTGAGGAACGGAATGACGATATGAGGAGccacaaagccgtaaaagttcttcaacgacaTCGTCGGTGAATTGCCGGCCACTATCACTGATGAGAACCCGTGGCGCGCAGTGATGTAGTATGAGGGGATGCAACAAAAAGGAAGAGACATCTGTTGCAGTGGTAGATGGAAGTGCTGCCGTTTCCATGTAGTGAGTTAAATAATCGACGTATACTATAATCCAGCTGTAGCCAACTGACGTCTTTGGAAGCGGGCCGCGCAAGTTGATGCCGCCTTTTACAACGATGCCGTTTATACGGACCATGTGCCGTCGACGTCGtccttttccacagctggctcattGGCGCCCCTAGGCGCTACCACCGTTTATAAAGATCTATAAACGCTAGGCGCTACCGCGCTGACGTGCTCGTGCCCCTGCTCCCGCATTGTCCCAACTCAGGTAATTGATTTCTTACCTGAGTTGTCCCCAAATCAGgtaagaaatcaattcctaaatTAATGACATGCGTTGCGCTCGCAAGCACAGTAAATTTACTACGAAATGTCGGGTCCCCCACTTTTACTGAAACAGAACAAATCCCAAGTGGTcgtaacatttccccgccaactccttgaaaggtagcgttccgatcgcaagaaaacataactttctgtccaagacgatttttgaaaGACGAGgtcataacagaaactgcagccccgGTGTTAAGTAAAGTAAATGTTCTCACATTGTCCACTGAAACACACACTTTATATTTAAACATTAttacacaagggggtcttgatgaagGTGAGAATGTATTGCGACTTCACCCCAGTtggtcgcaccagctagtttcccagacGCGGTTAGGACGACGTGCGACGACGAAGTGACGGAGAACGCCGTTATCGCGGCGGTGGTGCTGCGCTCTGAGACAGGGGAGTGACTGTGCTTCGCGCGTCCCTGTGCAGCCGTTGGAAGGAACTGGGAGACCACCAGGGCTCGTCAGCGGTCACACTGGGTGTACAGGCATTAAACCACGGAGCGCGCTGCTGGCTGTGGTGacaatacctagcaatgtgtccaggcacaccacagctgtagcaaatgcgggagTCGCGGCTTGTCACGGGTGACACGAGTGACATGGGTGTTACGGGTAAAAACGAACTCGCAGGCTGGCTGCAGGAGGGAGGGGCACGCGGCACAAAACAAATCTGATGCATCTTGCCGGCGTCCCAGGCTTGTCGGTTGCAGTCGCAAGCTGCTGCTTTCCGAACGATCGGCAAAAGCCCTGCGAGGCTTTTCGTAACCCTCAGGTGCCAAGGTGGCCGGTGGCACATAAGAGCGCTCATCAAATGCACACCGATGGCACACATGAGCATCGTCAATAATTTTAAATTGTTAGAGCTCTCGAGGAGATGTCGAGGAGATGTCGTCATGGGCTGGGACGGACACACTTGTAATAGTGGTGATATTGTCcaagcgtccaaactttggtgcaATCTTTATCATTGTCAGTGCTTCAAACACCCGGCAGTCTTTCTTCAGATCGGATAAAGTACTAAgatctttttttgttttaagAAAATTGCAAACACCTTCAGCAATTCCTTTTCGTCGGGCATGGTGGCGCTGACGATTCTGCATTGTTTTAGAACAGCCTCTGTGTAGGTTGTACAAGTTTCTCCAGGTAACTGAACCCTtcgggaaagcgtctgctcagccttcAGCCTCA
This Dermacentor albipictus isolate Rhodes 1998 colony chromosome 1, USDA_Dalb.pri_finalv2, whole genome shotgun sequence DNA region includes the following protein-coding sequences:
- the LOC135915362 gene encoding uncharacterized protein; this encodes MKALMSLLAMLAMIAAVTAGYGYGYGGYGGYAGHGGYGGHGGYGGYGGYGGYGGYGGYDGYGGHGGYGGYGGYGGYGGYGRYGGFGGFGGYGGYGGYGGYGGYRGYGGYGGYGHGGYGHGYKLISYGHGYHG